The DNA segment AGAATATGAAGGAAGGTGATGTCATTCTTACGCCTGTTTCACAGGCTGATAAGATAATTAAAAACAGGCCTGCAGTTTTTTTACGCGAAATGCCGCCTTATGGTGATTTCAAAACATGATTACTAATAAAAATAAAATTCCCAAAGGGTATCAATTGGCTTCAACCGTTTTAGAAAAAAAAATTGGTGTTCTTAGCTTTGGTAAAATGATTAATTCTCTAAGAGTTTGTGATGAAATTTCTCAAATAGATTTGGCGAAGAAAACCGGGATCTCCAGAGCTTTTCTTTGCGATATCGAAAAAGGTCGTCGTCTAGCCTCTCCTGCCCTGGCAGCAAAACTTGCAAAATTAATGGGGTATTCAGTAGAGCATTTTATTTCTGTTGCCATTCAAGATCAACTTCGCCGTGATGGAATACATTTAAAGGTGAGTTTAAAAGCTGCGTAGCCGGTGAAGAAATAAGACGATGACTGAAAAAATATCAGCAGCAACACTGAGGTAGAAGTTTCGTCACAGTAGTTCAAAAGAAGTAAATCAAACAGCCCGTCACTAAGCAGTGGCGGGCTGTTTTGTTGTGCGTGCTCGGCAGTGCTGGTGATATTCTAATTGAGGAAATTTGACGGGGATGGAAGATTTTCATTGTTTAAACCTCCCTTGATTTCTTATATCAATCTTATATAAACTGTTCATGTATATCTGGGATTCTGCAAAGAACTTAATAAATCAAAGCAAGCACGGTATCAGCTTTGATGAAGCTCGGGACGCTATCTTTGAAGGACCAAACTTGATAGTAAATAATGTCGCCAGACAAAACGGCGAACCACGCCATGCGATAATTGGTAAATTCAACGGCAAATATTACGTAGGTATTTTTACGATTAGAGCCGAAGGCATTCGCATCATCTCAGTAAGGAGAGCAAGACATGAAGAAGAAAAACAAGCCAAAGAAAAAGGACTTTGATAAAGCTTTCGATGAAGGCCAAGTGGCGGTTGATTTTTCTCAAGCTGTTCCTACAAAGGGCTTGAGCCAAATCATTAAATTACCCCCCCTCACCATCCCTGCTTGGCTTAATGTTGAAATTGAAAAAAGGGCACAGCTCCAGGCAAATTCAAAATCCGCTGTCATTCGTCAGCTCTTGGTTGAAGCACTCTCATTCAAACAACGTGTTCATGCCTAAACGTGATGGCGATAGAGGAAAAAATATCAGCAGCAACACTGAGTTCACAAAGCCCTCCAGGGATTTCATGGCTTATTGATATTCTTTGGAAACATCTTCCATGGATAGATGCACATAGCCCAGAGTGACTTCAATATCGGAATGCCCCATGAGTTTCTGAACGACGGGAAGTGAAACTCCCTGGCGAATCATGTTGGTACAAAAGGTGTGACGAAACTTGTGGGGGTTGGCTTTTTTCAGTGAAGAAGTTTTCCGATGATGACGGAACAAGGTTCTAAGCCCCTCCGCTGTTAAAGGTCTTCCCAGG comes from the Deltaproteobacteria bacterium genome and includes:
- a CDS encoding helix-turn-helix transcriptional regulator encodes the protein MITNKNKIPKGYQLASTVLEKKIGVLSFGKMINSLRVCDEISQIDLAKKTGISRAFLCDIEKGRRLASPALAAKLAKLMGYSVEHFISVAIQDQLRRDGIHLKVSLKAA
- a CDS encoding BrnT family toxin, translated to MYIWDSAKNLINQSKHGISFDEARDAIFEGPNLIVNNVARQNGEPRHAIIGKFNGKYYVGIFTIRAEGIRIISVRRARHEEEKQAKEKGL